One Effusibacillus pohliae DSM 22757 DNA segment encodes these proteins:
- the cotE gene encoding outer spore coat protein CotE, translating into MAHFDKDVRCREIYTLAVCGKGSKYSQTTYTIRPANRPSTIGGCWVMNHSCSAEMVGDFVEVHGRFDVNVWYSYNGNTDTGVAKDTVSYVQQIPLRELDPYCSREGMQVSVKVLQQPNCLDATIVDGGNEILVRIEKELAVEVMGKTKLFVLVSDQPEKDDEEPLEDDIFEEEEFED; encoded by the coding sequence ATGGCACACTTTGACAAGGACGTCCGTTGCCGGGAAATCTATACGCTGGCAGTCTGCGGCAAAGGCAGCAAGTATTCGCAGACAACCTACACGATCCGTCCTGCCAACCGGCCATCCACCATCGGCGGATGCTGGGTGATGAACCATTCATGCAGTGCGGAAATGGTCGGGGACTTTGTGGAAGTCCACGGCCGGTTCGATGTGAACGTATGGTACTCCTACAATGGAAACACCGATACGGGAGTGGCAAAGGATACGGTTTCGTATGTGCAACAGATCCCGCTGCGCGAACTGGATCCGTACTGCAGCCGGGAAGGCATGCAAGTATCGGTGAAAGTGCTGCAACAACCGAACTGCCTGGATGCAACGATCGTCGACGGCGGCAATGAGATTCTCGTTCGCATTGAAAAAGAACTGGCCGTCGAAGTGATGGGCAAAACCAAGCTGTTCGTGCTGGTTTCCGACCAGCCGGAGAAAGACGACGAAGAACCGTTGGAAGACGACATCTTCGAGGAAGAAGAATTCGAAGATTGA
- a CDS encoding PHP domain-containing protein, whose product MNGRYDLHAHTTASDGTFTPRELVEHARRRGLAGVGITDHDSTDGIAEAIETGKRLHVDVVPGVEINAEYEGKEVHVLGYYFDLDSGSLQDLFRKLRNERINRMERILQKLDELGIPIERDEVLAEAGGGAVGRPHIARVLMKKGVVQDIRGAFDHYLGKGAPAYVERCKLSPQEAIRAIRDAGGVPVLAHPGLVGKDALIEELIPAGLLGIEASHPDHPTDVRQRYTKLANELGLIATGGSDFHGAGAEHRGELGTVTVNRSVVQQLREKSGVF is encoded by the coding sequence ATGAACGGGCGGTATGATTTGCATGCACATACGACTGCATCGGACGGCACGTTCACGCCGCGAGAGCTGGTGGAACACGCCAGGCGGCGCGGATTGGCCGGGGTGGGAATCACGGACCACGATTCAACGGACGGGATTGCGGAAGCGATCGAGACCGGGAAACGGTTGCACGTCGATGTGGTTCCCGGTGTGGAGATCAACGCGGAATATGAAGGAAAAGAGGTGCACGTGCTGGGCTATTATTTTGACCTGGATTCCGGGTCGCTGCAGGATTTGTTTCGCAAGTTGCGAAACGAGCGGATCAATCGGATGGAGCGGATTTTGCAAAAGCTCGATGAACTCGGCATCCCGATTGAACGGGACGAGGTGCTGGCGGAGGCGGGCGGGGGAGCGGTCGGCCGACCCCATATTGCGCGTGTGCTGATGAAAAAGGGGGTTGTGCAAGACATTCGCGGTGCGTTTGACCACTATTTGGGCAAAGGCGCGCCAGCCTATGTGGAACGTTGCAAGCTGTCGCCGCAAGAGGCGATCCGCGCGATTCGGGACGCGGGTGGCGTGCCTGTGCTGGCTCATCCGGGACTGGTGGGAAAGGACGCTTTGATCGAAGAGTTGATTCCGGCAGGACTCTTGGGAATTGAAGCATCGCATCCGGACCATCCGACAGACGTCCGGCAGCGCTATACCAAACTGGCCAATGAGCTCGGGCTGATCGCGACTGGCGGATCCGATTTTCACGGCGCGGGTGCCGAGCATCGCGGTGAGCTTGGCACCGTCACGGTCAACCGATCGGTTGTGCAGCAGCTTCGGGAAAAATCGGGGGTGTTTTAA
- a CDS encoding YheC/YheD family endospore coat-associated protein, whose protein sequence is MLGSGLIGILMQGNRQIRVPKRWLVRFAWSAGERIRLTAGQKSLGATVRGHDLDHVSVSQDIVRDLRLPDGPITWKANRSGIRFGPFVAVYSRYTGSREKPFGTITRLLQDMTSIARELHIPLYITPIGGLDRERRTVAGWSYDERSATWREGEYPWPDVCMKKTILLPPELKSVAKQEFHQLQVSGVKMFYRPLESKLAVHRMLAKDPAIAPYLPQTRKLRSARDVFDMLQSFPVLYLKPAQGTQGRDVYRVSRHPEAGKVRMQIQQAGGTRRVIVNLAAQQAWFYKTFVVQREFLVQQGIELIGDGMGRAADFRWLIQRDGNGRWQVTARVARLGQKGSVTSNVSTGADVFESSDLLRRAGFAPARVRALIGEMDRLALQIAKRIERRKGEMGELGIDFAVDRGGRPWLIEVNPNPGRRMLKILDPAIRALSLRRALEYARYTAGFRDGSASD, encoded by the coding sequence ATGCTTGGCAGCGGATTGATCGGGATCCTCATGCAGGGCAATCGGCAGATCCGCGTACCAAAACGTTGGCTGGTTCGGTTCGCATGGTCGGCGGGAGAGCGGATCCGCCTTACAGCCGGTCAAAAATCTCTCGGCGCAACGGTGCGCGGCCATGACCTGGATCACGTGTCCGTATCGCAGGATATCGTGCGTGACTTAAGGCTGCCGGATGGACCGATCACATGGAAAGCGAACCGGAGCGGGATCCGGTTTGGACCGTTTGTCGCCGTTTATTCCCGGTATACGGGGAGCCGGGAAAAACCATTCGGCACCATCACCCGTTTGCTGCAAGATATGACAAGCATCGCGAGAGAATTGCACATTCCGCTGTATATTACGCCGATCGGAGGTTTGGACCGGGAACGGAGAACGGTGGCCGGCTGGAGTTATGACGAACGTTCCGCCACCTGGAGAGAAGGGGAATATCCGTGGCCGGACGTATGCATGAAAAAAACGATTTTGCTGCCTCCCGAGTTGAAATCGGTGGCGAAACAGGAGTTTCACCAGCTGCAGGTGTCGGGAGTTAAAATGTTCTATCGGCCGCTCGAAAGCAAGCTGGCCGTGCACCGGATGCTGGCCAAAGATCCGGCGATTGCTCCCTATCTTCCACAGACCCGAAAACTCCGTTCTGCACGAGACGTTTTCGATATGCTGCAGTCTTTCCCGGTGCTGTATCTGAAGCCTGCGCAGGGAACGCAAGGCAGAGACGTGTACCGCGTCAGCCGTCACCCGGAAGCGGGAAAAGTGAGGATGCAGATTCAGCAAGCGGGCGGGACGCGGCGAGTGATCGTGAATCTGGCGGCACAGCAAGCCTGGTTTTATAAAACATTTGTTGTGCAGCGCGAGTTTCTGGTCCAGCAGGGGATTGAACTGATCGGGGACGGGATGGGGCGGGCGGCCGATTTTCGCTGGCTGATTCAAAGGGATGGCAACGGCCGCTGGCAAGTGACCGCCAGAGTGGCTCGACTCGGTCAAAAAGGCAGCGTGACAAGCAATGTTTCGACCGGTGCCGACGTGTTTGAAAGCAGCGATTTGCTCAGGCGGGCGGGGTTTGCCCCAGCCAGGGTGCGGGCGTTGATCGGAGAGATGGATCGGTTGGCGTTGCAGATCGCCAAACGGATCGAACGGCGCAAAGGAGAGATGGGGGAACTGGGCATCGATTTTGCCGTCGATCGCGGCGGACGCCCCTGGTTGATTGAGGTCAATCCGAATCCGGGCCGCCGCATGCTGAAGATTTTGGATCCGGCAATACGAGCGCTGTCACTGCGCAGAGCTCTTGAATATGCTAGGTATACGGCCGGCTTCCGCGACGGTTCGGCATCAGACTGA
- a CDS encoding dipeptidase — MTGKPFLIDAHADILYRMETEHLQFGDAGSPLHLSYPKILQAGIDLQFFALYVDPPYTPQEHLAKLICYIDTFRTQVCREDRMLPVLTYADIERNRRAGKKSALLSIEGGEFLTDDLRPLRVLYSLGVRAMGLTWNHKNALAYGVGEPEDGGLTPFGREVVREMNRLGMLIDVSHLAPRGVQDVLEITQAPIIASHSNAKAVYAHRRNLDDEQIKAIIRNGGVIGVTFVPYFIGKEPVGIADLLRHIDHILALGGEDHVGLGSDFDGIPRTMVDLRSGADYPKLLAALDKEYGPAIAAKLCGENFLRVLKAVLKQEDQNERAV, encoded by the coding sequence ATGACAGGAAAACCGTTTCTGATCGACGCGCACGCCGATATTTTGTATCGCATGGAGACGGAGCATCTGCAGTTTGGGGATGCCGGTTCGCCGTTGCATCTGAGCTATCCGAAAATTTTGCAGGCGGGGATCGATCTGCAATTTTTTGCGCTGTATGTCGATCCGCCGTATACGCCGCAGGAACATTTGGCGAAACTCATCTGCTACATTGACACGTTTCGGACGCAAGTATGCCGGGAAGACCGGATGCTCCCCGTTTTGACATATGCCGATATCGAACGGAACAGGAGGGCGGGCAAAAAATCGGCGCTGCTCTCGATTGAAGGCGGCGAGTTTCTGACAGACGATCTGCGCCCGTTGCGGGTGCTTTATTCTCTCGGCGTGCGGGCGATGGGTCTGACCTGGAATCACAAGAACGCGCTCGCATACGGCGTCGGCGAGCCGGAGGACGGGGGCTTGACCCCGTTCGGCCGGGAAGTGGTGCGGGAGATGAACCGGCTCGGGATGCTGATCGATGTGTCCCATTTGGCGCCAAGAGGCGTGCAGGATGTGCTGGAGATCACGCAGGCGCCGATCATCGCCTCCCATTCGAATGCGAAAGCGGTGTATGCCCATCGGCGGAATCTGGATGATGAGCAGATCAAGGCGATCATTCGCAACGGCGGTGTGATCGGGGTGACGTTTGTGCCCTATTTTATCGGCAAGGAACCGGTGGGAATCGCCGATTTGCTGCGACACATCGACCACATCCTGGCGCTTGGCGGGGAGGATCACGTCGGGTTGGGATCCGATTTTGACGGAATTCCGCGGACGATGGTCGATCTGCGTTCCGGCGCCGATTATCCAAAATTGCTGGCGGCGCTCGACAAGGAATACGGGCCAGCGATTGCAGCCAAACTATGCGGCGAAAATTTCTTGCGCGTGCTGAAAGCTGTGTTGAAGCAGGAGGATCAAAATGAACGGGCGGTATGA
- a CDS encoding YheC/YheD family endospore coat-associated protein — MKTIPITVTSVSSEHRGYLFLSKTVCNQLGIRPGQHEIQCGGVHLSVRVAYPMHENSSICTFSPDVIESLALLEDSRLFLYKTGEMLRIGPVFAIFANVRVKNGEIAGQQGPIFEHLLSLATEERMFAYVFGPQDVTSNKLQGYILHKANGRRQWDLRSVPFPDVVYDQIITRKFENRPDVKAVKQQLLKRLGAAYFNPGFFDKAQVHQWLSARDETKGYLPATILHEDVKRTAVFLERYNPVYLKPINGSKGIGIIKLMRLADGHFFYQIKGKQGIPVQGVQKSPAEVLRKLQPRMKKRAFLAQEGLQLKTYQGRPFDIRVLVQKDETGAWKRTKMFCRIAQAGDITSNLSTGGDALAVAKVLREIYPNPEQTRRILRKIRKLVGTVPTVLEEVSGQQYGEIGLDIGIDTKGWVWIIEVNSKPWKKPFTEQGSMKLVLQSFRRPLLYGKYLAGIT, encoded by the coding sequence TTGAAAACCATACCGATCACGGTCACATCTGTTTCCTCTGAGCATAGAGGGTATCTGTTTCTCTCCAAGACAGTATGCAACCAGCTCGGGATCAGGCCGGGACAGCACGAAATCCAGTGCGGCGGCGTCCACCTCTCGGTGCGTGTCGCGTATCCGATGCATGAGAATTCCTCAATTTGTACGTTTTCGCCTGATGTGATAGAGTCGCTTGCATTGCTTGAGGACAGCAGGTTGTTTCTTTATAAAACGGGAGAGATGTTGCGAATCGGCCCCGTCTTTGCGATTTTTGCCAATGTCCGGGTGAAAAACGGGGAGATCGCCGGTCAACAGGGGCCGATTTTTGAACATCTGCTGTCACTTGCGACAGAAGAGCGGATGTTCGCTTATGTGTTCGGGCCGCAGGATGTAACGTCAAACAAGTTGCAAGGCTATATCTTGCACAAGGCGAACGGCAGGCGCCAGTGGGATTTGCGCAGCGTGCCGTTTCCGGATGTCGTGTATGACCAGATCATCACGCGAAAATTCGAAAATCGCCCAGATGTCAAGGCGGTGAAACAGCAGTTGCTGAAGCGATTGGGGGCCGCCTATTTCAATCCTGGATTCTTTGACAAAGCGCAAGTGCATCAGTGGTTGTCGGCGAGAGATGAGACAAAAGGCTACTTGCCGGCAACGATCCTGCATGAGGACGTGAAACGGACGGCCGTTTTTCTGGAACGTTACAATCCCGTTTACCTGAAACCGATCAACGGATCGAAGGGAATCGGAATCATTAAGTTGATGCGTCTGGCAGACGGCCATTTTTTCTACCAAATCAAGGGCAAACAAGGCATTCCGGTGCAAGGGGTGCAAAAGTCACCGGCCGAAGTATTGCGAAAGCTGCAGCCGCGTATGAAAAAACGGGCTTTTCTGGCGCAGGAAGGTTTGCAGTTGAAAACGTACCAGGGACGGCCGTTTGATATTCGAGTTTTGGTGCAAAAGGATGAGACCGGTGCCTGGAAGCGCACGAAGATGTTCTGCCGGATTGCGCAGGCAGGCGACATCACCTCGAACTTGAGCACCGGCGGCGACGCGTTGGCAGTTGCCAAGGTGTTGCGAGAGATCTATCCGAACCCGGAACAAACCAGACGGATCCTGCGGAAGATCCGCAAGCTGGTCGGCACCGTACCGACGGTGCTGGAGGAGGTATCCGGCCAACAGTACGGGGAAATCGGGCTCGATATCGGGATTGATACAAAAGGATGGGTGTGGATTATTGAAGTGAATTCCAAACCGTGGAAAAAACCGTTCACCGAACAAGGATCGATGAAACTTGTGTTGCAATCATTCCGCCGGCCTCTGCTTTACGGAAAATATCTGGCTGGGATTACCTAA